From one Prosthecobacter dejongeii genomic stretch:
- a CDS encoding pyridoxal phosphate-dependent aminotransferase, producing the protein MDFIAKNIAELSPSMTLAITSQAKALKKQGVDVLSFGAGEPDFDTPAHITAAAIEALNTGKTRYTESSGLVELREALAAKLLIDNGIQYDPSQISVNCGAKHSCYNAIAACVNPGDEVIIPAPYWTSYPEMVKLVGGIPVVVETKLENDWKITPEEFEDAMSPMTKMIIINSPGNPTGSVYSKEELQALGEIAAAEDILILSDEIYEKLVYGDNKHVSIASISKDIFDHTITINGFSKAYAMTGWRLGYTAAPKKIADAIDTIQSHTTSNPTSFAQYGAIAALQGDQQIVADMRDEFDVRRQYMLSRLQAIKNVKVIEPQGAFYFLVGIEPIGIKSINFCEKLLSKGKVAAVPGVAFGAEYTVRFSYATGLDVINAGMDRFEEFCGQH; encoded by the coding sequence ATGGACTTCATTGCCAAAAACATCGCCGAACTTTCGCCCTCCATGACCCTAGCCATCACCAGCCAGGCGAAGGCTCTGAAGAAGCAGGGTGTGGACGTCTTGAGCTTTGGCGCAGGCGAGCCTGACTTTGATACCCCCGCGCACATCACGGCGGCAGCCATTGAGGCCCTGAACACCGGCAAGACACGTTACACGGAGAGCTCTGGCCTCGTCGAACTGCGCGAAGCTCTGGCTGCCAAGCTGCTGATTGATAACGGCATCCAGTATGACCCCTCCCAGATCAGCGTGAACTGCGGCGCCAAGCATAGCTGCTACAACGCCATCGCCGCCTGCGTGAATCCTGGCGATGAAGTCATCATCCCTGCTCCTTACTGGACCAGCTATCCTGAAATGGTGAAGCTTGTGGGCGGTATCCCCGTGGTGGTGGAAACCAAGCTGGAAAATGACTGGAAGATCACTCCGGAAGAGTTCGAGGACGCCATGTCCCCGATGACCAAGATGATCATCATCAACAGCCCAGGCAACCCTACCGGTTCTGTTTACAGCAAAGAAGAGCTTCAGGCCCTGGGTGAAATCGCCGCTGCCGAAGACATCCTCATCCTGTCGGACGAAATTTACGAGAAGCTGGTCTATGGCGACAACAAGCACGTCAGCATCGCCAGCATCAGCAAAGATATTTTTGATCACACCATCACGATCAATGGCTTCTCCAAAGCCTACGCGATGACTGGCTGGCGCCTGGGTTACACCGCTGCTCCCAAGAAGATCGCCGACGCGATTGACACCATTCAGAGCCACACCACCAGCAACCCGACTTCGTTCGCGCAGTATGGTGCCATCGCCGCCCTTCAGGGAGATCAGCAGATCGTCGCTGACATGCGCGATGAGTTCGACGTGCGTCGCCAGTATATGCTGAGCCGCCTGCAGGCGATCAAGAACGTTAAGGTGATCGAGCCCCAGGGCGCTTTCTACTTCCTGGTTGGCATTGAGCCTATCGGCATCAAGTCCATCAACTTCTGCGAGAAGCTGCTGAGCAAGGGCAAAGTGGCCGCTGTTCCAGGGGTCGCTTTCGGTGCCGAATATACCGTGCGCTTCAGCTACGCGACAGGTCTGGATGTCATCAACGCCGGCATGGACCGCTTCGAAGAGTTCTGCGGTCAGCATTAA
- a CDS encoding SDR family NAD(P)-dependent oxidoreductase has protein sequence MNVLSLSGRKAIVTGSARGIGYAIAERLLQSGAAVCLWDVDATALEQAQRSLSASGEVTTAQVDITSAESTEAAAQKTLAVFGKVDLLVNNAGIAGNNAKTWELRPEDWRRVMDINLTGTFLCCRAVIPHLLANGYGRIVNVASVAGKEGNPNAAHYSASKAGVITLTKSLGKELATSNILVNCITPAVIETDILQQMTQAHIDYMLSKIPMGRFGQKHEAAALVAWLCSEECSFTTGAVFDLSGGRATY, from the coding sequence ATGAACGTTCTCTCTCTTTCTGGCCGAAAGGCCATCGTCACCGGCAGTGCCCGGGGTATCGGGTATGCCATCGCTGAACGGCTGCTGCAGTCCGGGGCGGCCGTTTGTCTTTGGGATGTGGATGCCACTGCGTTGGAGCAGGCGCAGAGGTCGCTTTCGGCTTCAGGTGAGGTAACTACGGCCCAGGTGGACATTACCAGCGCGGAATCCACGGAAGCTGCTGCTCAGAAAACTTTAGCTGTCTTTGGCAAGGTGGATCTCCTCGTGAACAACGCTGGCATCGCGGGAAACAATGCAAAGACTTGGGAACTGCGTCCTGAGGACTGGCGGCGGGTCATGGACATCAACCTCACGGGGACATTCCTCTGCTGTCGGGCCGTCATCCCGCATCTGCTGGCGAATGGCTATGGTCGAATCGTCAATGTCGCCTCCGTGGCAGGGAAGGAGGGGAATCCCAATGCTGCCCATTACAGTGCCTCCAAGGCGGGGGTGATCACCCTGACGAAGAGCTTGGGGAAGGAACTGGCCACCTCGAACATCCTGGTCAATTGCATCACCCCAGCGGTGATCGAAACAGACATCCTGCAGCAAATGACGCAGGCTCACATTGATTACATGCTTTCGAAGATCCCCATGGGCCGATTTGGCCAAAAGCATGAGGCAGCGGCTTTGGTGGCTTGGCTGTGCTCGGAGGAATGTTCATTCACCACCGGTGCTGTTTTTGATCTTTCGGGGGGACGCGCGACTTACTGA
- a CDS encoding RCC1 domain-containing protein, which produces MQNQSRLFFLLVVIVLTLAVWRNFSKEAPPITPATAVNAEKALDKQVSEETSSRVIQHLQEAPQAGAVAQSFTPDGTKVQVEVPAKVAQETSAALSPAAALLSQKIDLTDPVKRQQLVKQLRQIEDSQQASTRLKAERLGIPLVVHEPGGTKAILVGFEGDRPLYRADHNVNAAISSGANLIRSIAPYNVSGSGLKLGLWEAGGIPRVSHQEFGPGVRITIADGSTTLSDHASHVAGTIIARGSSASALGMAPGAVIAAYDSTNDNSEMVAAGAAAPAEAGKIYISNHSYGFISGWRPETATWYGSFTDDGNPANDVETRFGRYDPTSVALDGLLFNLPYFLSFMSSGNDRNDDPPATGGTWAQGPGGTTRAYDPAQHPASDGVYKLGYDVLDNEKTCKNVITIGAVNDAVSAGVRNAANGTITAFSSTGPADDGRIKPDIVVNGASLTSAISTGDSAYGTMSGTSMAAPNASGSALLLVDYFQQRFPGQSMRASTLKGLLIHTANDIGRAGPDYEYGWGLINVKAAADLIKAEADNVRMQQITEQVLAQGGADTHRFTWDGVSPIRVTLCWTDPAGAAFLTHDNRTRDLTNDLNLKLTSPTGGVHRPFIMPYVGDWTNAQLTAVATTGINTVDNVEQVLVSAPAQAGEYVVTVDHTGSLTFGSQGYSLIISGAVWPQALTVTPEEVFAAAGSQGGPFSPASKSYQLSNTSPQSVSWTAGVNQPWLQASPASGTLAAGQSVSVTVSFNSAAAGLQMGNYAAEISFTDTVNTQVHTRQVSLQVAGLAPGLVVKNASDQVLVNGSGTVSFGSIPLGGNPADSVMKLGNSVPGTSLTVEGITVSGADADAFSLVSSPLGAVVTSSSDLPFLVRFSPRRTGSHTATLSIASNDPDDDPFTVSLSATATAAAGPAQTISVGRVSSRATSAGPFRLPAVATSGLPLTYTLIAGPATVNADGLVTPNGTGAVTLQISQPGNGQYVAATPVTVTFVLTDQPFQFAKVSVSSMGSHTLAIGLDGRLWAWGFGGIGQLGMGGSSTSYVPQTAGTALDWADVEAGGNHSLGIKKNGSLWAWGSNTSGQLGDGTTILKYSPIQISSGRWVSIAGGSTHSLAVKEDGTLWGTGSNSSGQLGDGSTASRTSLTQIGLATDWQSVSTGTSHSLGIKRDGTLWAWGLGTSGQLGLGSNVSSNSPVQVGSATNWKQVTVGAFHSLAIRRDGTLWSWGGNGNGQLGYGTFTSRNVPVQIGVGTDWVYVDASSNHSVAIRRDGSAWAWGRNLEAQIGNSNLANESFPLRINQPGEDWRQIHAGSSHSLAMQADGSLIAWGDGSDYSGKSGRQLVRAIGPGAVSRVSSRTSHTFITRGDGSLWAFGSSLNGQIGNNTYISQDLIRIGSLTNWQSVEAGQAHSGGLQQDGSLWMWGANTQGQIGDSSTVPRLTPTAVAVGSSWREFSLGSFHNLAIRNDGTLWAWGSNSNGEFGDGGTTSRSSPNQIGSENIWAKVACGNFYSLALKSDGSLWSTGLNTSGQLGLGNAVQRTSFTRVGTDTDWAQIGVSPSSGAAASFAIKTDGSLWAWGSNSSGQLGLGNTTNRNVPVRVGTDTDWKQVACNVNWTAAVKQDGSLWTWGDNLAFQQGVTTVGSVSSPRRVGNSTGWVAVQAGNLHIVAMRADGSLWTAGSAGSFRLTSAGGRSAFVQAPILPALQPQTILPPPTGFRSGRILSSSGLPVELEITSGNGSVSGDVFTHTGPVGSTAVILAWQRGDETAWNAALPTQFSVTTQAITFPVIAQQTCLTPLILNATTSSGLPVSYTITSGANIATMNGNTVSFSAVGTVTIQASQAGSADFAAADPVSRTFAVVKAEQTLAFSGQVPASLPYTSTVTLNAVSSRGLTPILLAVASGPGVLNGNQLSFTRDGTVVVRASQAGSDTVSAGEVELEITAFNTTPIAQAGSFTENEDVMIQGTAQAADAENTPLSYSLVSGPDHGALNFNPDTGSFSYTPEANYFGGDHFSFKVNDGLVDSNTATVTLSVTSVNDKPVASAQTVTTPDHVPVTISLTGQDVETAALEFTLVGPPAHGKLAGSPPGLVYTSTQGYSGPDNFTFVVSDGELSSLVATVSIQVSPVGITFIRQPLSKKINETESATFEVEVTGSDEISYQWLKDEEPLVNQTGPVLVLSGLTPAQAGFYQVRVTNPVETVLSQVAELTVVGGKPEILMQPQHQLAFMGSEVVMSVQAMGKPPLRYQWQKDGKAIRGATQAVLRLPAVQLAQAGAYSVAVAATESSLSEEAQIGVAENLIQKIIIAEGGKASWSVKTAGENLALTWSHDGEPVLGNPRVVLSADGKRLSISEAEPDAAGRYVCMVSGPGGEVVIGPQDLVVVSGPPDITPLASGDALPPAIVGEDYEFEVPVSEDEHLPPASFTASGLPPGLKIDALTGLISGRVTASKITPYQVKITAKNLLGSDVVNVTLLVSPLPEGSIGTFVAPIPRHVSNGGLGGRLDLVTTLSGSFSGKLTLGSRKPILFKGGLLSMSLLPGRTPMGSVSLSQLSPLPALQLGLVMNPENSRMTATLTDGGEPLVFEGWKSTWNSRENLADAFDGLYNLGLIPLEEEVTDGETPGGTGFASVTISKAGSAKLAGKTADGETILGSTFLGPQGQVLVYQTLYAAPSKGSLLGTLQIQTGADPEADRDNPIGGGLSWSRPVMSGRIYPRGFGPLTLSVVGQRYLPPVSPNLILGLTDGPDNAKLRFSGARIEESETSPDTVFQITSGHKWLLHQAGTAKNPGKVTLKLNVKTGQISGSFLLLDPGPSGGAGSIQRKSVFEGLIFPGPEGLKGLGYFLLPTLPETPSQPALNTPVLSGQMRMESP; this is translated from the coding sequence GTGCAAAATCAGTCGCGTCTCTTCTTTCTGTTAGTGGTCATCGTTTTGACTCTAGCGGTCTGGAGGAATTTCTCGAAAGAGGCTCCGCCCATCACCCCGGCGACTGCCGTGAATGCTGAAAAAGCTTTGGATAAGCAGGTTTCAGAAGAAACCTCCTCCCGTGTTATTCAGCATCTCCAGGAAGCTCCGCAGGCAGGTGCCGTGGCACAGAGTTTTACCCCAGACGGGACGAAAGTGCAGGTCGAGGTGCCAGCCAAGGTAGCTCAAGAAACCAGCGCCGCTCTGTCTCCTGCGGCGGCCTTATTGTCACAGAAGATTGATCTGACAGATCCAGTCAAACGTCAGCAATTGGTGAAGCAGTTGCGCCAGATAGAAGACTCTCAGCAGGCAAGCACGCGTCTCAAGGCAGAGCGGTTAGGGATTCCTTTGGTCGTTCATGAACCCGGCGGAACCAAGGCCATTTTAGTGGGTTTTGAGGGAGATCGACCGCTCTATCGGGCAGATCATAACGTGAATGCCGCCATTAGCTCGGGTGCTAATTTAATTCGTTCCATAGCCCCCTACAATGTGAGTGGCAGCGGTCTCAAATTGGGCCTTTGGGAGGCTGGTGGCATCCCCCGGGTGAGCCACCAAGAGTTTGGCCCAGGTGTGCGTATCACCATTGCGGATGGCAGTACCACTTTGTCAGATCATGCCAGCCATGTGGCTGGCACCATCATCGCACGGGGTTCCTCAGCCTCCGCACTGGGGATGGCCCCGGGTGCCGTCATTGCAGCCTATGACTCGACCAATGATAATTCTGAAATGGTGGCGGCCGGCGCTGCGGCACCAGCAGAGGCGGGTAAGATCTATATCTCGAACCATTCGTATGGTTTCATCAGTGGTTGGCGGCCTGAAACGGCCACTTGGTACGGCTCATTCACGGATGACGGAAACCCTGCCAACGATGTCGAAACTCGATTCGGCCGCTATGACCCCACCAGTGTGGCCTTGGACGGACTGCTCTTTAATCTGCCGTATTTCTTATCGTTCATGTCTTCGGGCAATGATCGGAATGATGACCCACCAGCTACGGGTGGAACCTGGGCGCAAGGGCCGGGAGGGACGACGCGTGCTTATGATCCGGCTCAACACCCCGCCAGTGATGGGGTTTACAAGTTGGGGTATGATGTGTTGGACAATGAAAAGACCTGTAAAAACGTCATTACCATCGGGGCCGTGAATGATGCCGTGAGTGCAGGGGTGAGGAATGCGGCCAATGGGACAATTACGGCCTTTAGTTCCACAGGTCCCGCTGACGATGGCCGTATCAAACCAGACATCGTAGTGAATGGGGCCAGCCTTACTTCAGCCATATCTACCGGAGACAGCGCATACGGTACGATGAGTGGGACGAGTATGGCGGCCCCGAATGCCAGCGGCTCCGCTCTGCTGCTGGTGGATTATTTCCAGCAGCGTTTTCCTGGCCAATCCATGCGGGCCAGCACGCTCAAGGGACTGCTGATTCACACGGCCAACGACATTGGCCGTGCTGGTCCCGATTACGAGTATGGCTGGGGCTTAATCAACGTCAAAGCTGCGGCGGATTTGATCAAAGCCGAAGCGGATAACGTGCGCATGCAGCAGATCACTGAGCAGGTGCTGGCGCAAGGAGGTGCAGATACCCACCGCTTCACCTGGGATGGCGTGAGCCCCATTCGCGTGACTCTCTGCTGGACGGACCCCGCCGGTGCTGCGTTTTTGACCCATGACAATCGTACCCGTGACCTCACCAACGATCTCAATCTCAAGCTGACCTCTCCTACCGGTGGGGTTCATCGTCCTTTTATCATGCCCTATGTCGGTGATTGGACGAACGCCCAACTGACGGCGGTCGCGACGACGGGGATCAATACCGTGGACAATGTCGAGCAAGTGCTGGTGTCTGCTCCGGCCCAGGCCGGGGAGTACGTCGTTACGGTAGATCATACCGGTAGTCTCACCTTTGGCTCGCAGGGCTACTCGTTGATCATCAGTGGAGCGGTCTGGCCGCAAGCTTTAACGGTGACGCCCGAGGAAGTGTTTGCCGCAGCAGGTTCGCAAGGTGGCCCATTCAGCCCCGCTTCTAAAAGCTACCAGTTGAGCAATACCTCGCCCCAGTCCGTCTCTTGGACTGCAGGGGTCAACCAGCCCTGGTTGCAGGCATCTCCAGCATCGGGCACTCTCGCCGCGGGTCAGAGCGTGAGTGTGACGGTGAGTTTCAACTCTGCCGCCGCAGGGCTGCAGATGGGAAATTATGCAGCCGAAATTTCATTCACAGACACCGTCAACACTCAGGTACACACTCGGCAGGTAAGTCTTCAAGTTGCAGGGTTAGCTCCTGGACTGGTGGTGAAAAACGCGTCGGATCAGGTGCTGGTTAATGGCAGCGGCACCGTTAGCTTTGGCAGTATTCCTTTGGGGGGAAATCCGGCAGATTCCGTGATGAAGCTGGGGAACAGCGTGCCTGGAACGTCGCTGACGGTGGAAGGCATCACCGTTTCTGGCGCGGATGCAGACGCCTTTTCCCTGGTGTCATCGCCACTGGGAGCTGTGGTGACCAGCTCAAGTGACCTGCCCTTTTTGGTCCGGTTTAGCCCCCGCAGAACGGGCTCCCATACAGCCACCCTCAGCATCGCTAGCAATGATCCCGATGATGATCCATTCACGGTTTCCCTGAGCGCCACGGCAACGGCGGCAGCCGGTCCTGCCCAGACGATTTCAGTGGGCAGGGTTTCCTCCAGGGCAACGAGTGCAGGCCCTTTCCGGTTGCCTGCCGTGGCTACGAGCGGGCTGCCTTTGACCTACACGCTGATCGCGGGGCCCGCGACCGTCAATGCGGACGGGCTCGTCACGCCCAACGGCACAGGGGCCGTGACCCTCCAAATCTCCCAGCCTGGGAATGGCCAGTATGTTGCCGCGACTCCCGTCACTGTGACGTTTGTCCTAACCGACCAGCCATTCCAGTTTGCGAAGGTGAGTGTTTCTAGCATGGGCTCACACACACTTGCCATCGGCTTGGATGGTCGTTTGTGGGCTTGGGGATTTGGAGGGATCGGGCAGTTGGGAATGGGTGGTTCATCGACATCGTATGTACCTCAGACTGCCGGAACAGCGCTCGATTGGGCAGATGTGGAAGCAGGTGGAAACCACTCGCTAGGAATTAAAAAGAATGGAAGTCTTTGGGCCTGGGGGAGCAATACATCAGGTCAGTTGGGGGATGGCACGACGATACTAAAATACAGTCCGATTCAGATTTCATCCGGTCGTTGGGTTAGCATTGCGGGCGGAAGCACTCATTCCCTGGCGGTGAAGGAGGATGGAACATTGTGGGGGACCGGATCGAATAGCTCGGGTCAGTTGGGGGATGGCAGCACCGCGAGCCGAACGAGTTTGACTCAGATTGGCTTAGCTACGGACTGGCAGTCCGTTTCAACTGGAACTAGTCACAGCCTCGGAATCAAAAGGGATGGAACTTTGTGGGCTTGGGGATTGGGCACAAGCGGTCAATTAGGTCTAGGGAGCAATGTTAGCTCGAACAGTCCTGTTCAAGTCGGCTCTGCGACGAATTGGAAGCAGGTCACTGTGGGTGCATTTCACAGTCTTGCAATTCGGCGGGATGGCACACTTTGGTCGTGGGGTGGAAATGGCAATGGGCAGTTAGGTTATGGAACCTTCACATCCAGAAATGTCCCAGTACAGATTGGCGTGGGGACAGACTGGGTGTATGTAGATGCGTCCAGCAATCACAGTGTTGCCATTCGACGGGACGGTTCCGCCTGGGCTTGGGGCAGAAACCTCGAAGCGCAAATAGGTAACAGTAACTTGGCGAACGAATCGTTTCCTTTGCGAATCAATCAGCCGGGCGAGGACTGGCGCCAGATTCATGCAGGTTCCTCTCATAGTTTGGCTATGCAGGCTGATGGCAGTCTGATCGCGTGGGGAGATGGCAGCGACTATTCCGGCAAAAGTGGGCGTCAGCTTGTGCGTGCCATCGGACCTGGTGCTGTCAGCCGAGTCAGTTCTCGTACTAGTCACACGTTTATAACACGTGGAGATGGTTCGCTTTGGGCGTTTGGTTCGTCGCTCAATGGTCAGATTGGAAACAATACCTACATTTCACAAGATCTCATTCGAATCGGAAGCCTAACTAACTGGCAATCAGTCGAAGCTGGTCAAGCTCACTCAGGCGGACTTCAACAAGATGGTTCGCTGTGGATGTGGGGAGCGAATACACAGGGCCAGATCGGTGACAGTTCAACTGTACCTCGACTTACTCCCACGGCTGTGGCCGTGGGGAGTAGTTGGCGTGAATTCTCGCTCGGATCTTTTCATAACTTGGCCATTCGGAATGATGGTACTTTGTGGGCATGGGGGAGCAATTCAAATGGGGAGTTTGGAGATGGAGGAACCACAAGTCGAAGCAGTCCAAACCAGATCGGTAGTGAAAACATCTGGGCTAAAGTGGCCTGTGGTAATTTTTATTCGCTAGCTCTAAAATCGGACGGCTCTTTATGGTCCACAGGTTTAAACACTTCGGGGCAACTTGGGCTGGGGAATGCGGTTCAACGCACATCATTCACTCGTGTGGGAACGGACACTGATTGGGCGCAAATCGGGGTTTCGCCTTCCTCCGGTGCGGCGGCTTCATTTGCCATCAAAACAGACGGTAGCTTATGGGCTTGGGGCAGCAATAGCAGTGGCCAGTTAGGACTGGGTAATACGACCAACAGGAATGTTCCTGTTCGTGTCGGAACGGATACGGATTGGAAGCAGGTGGCCTGCAATGTCAACTGGACTGCGGCGGTGAAACAAGATGGCTCTCTGTGGACTTGGGGAGATAATTTAGCTTTCCAGCAGGGGGTGACCACGGTGGGATCCGTCTCTTCCCCTCGCCGGGTTGGCAACAGCACGGGATGGGTGGCGGTGCAGGCGGGAAATCTGCACATCGTGGCCATGCGTGCCGATGGTTCTTTGTGGACGGCAGGTTCGGCTGGGTCTTTTCGGCTGACCTCTGCGGGTGGGCGTTCGGCCTTTGTTCAGGCACCGATTTTGCCTGCATTGCAGCCGCAGACTATCTTGCCTCCTCCCACCGGTTTTCGTTCTGGGCGCATCCTTTCCAGCAGCGGTTTGCCAGTGGAGCTAGAGATCACATCTGGAAACGGCAGTGTGTCAGGAGATGTGTTTACGCACACGGGGCCCGTCGGCAGCACGGCGGTGATCCTGGCCTGGCAGCGGGGCGATGAAACGGCCTGGAATGCGGCACTTCCCACACAATTCTCCGTCACCACTCAGGCCATCACCTTTCCTGTCATCGCACAGCAGACTTGCCTCACACCACTGATCCTGAATGCCACGACAAGCAGTGGTTTGCCAGTGAGCTATACCATCACCTCTGGAGCAAATATTGCGACGATGAATGGCAACACCGTTAGCTTCAGCGCAGTGGGCACGGTGACGATCCAGGCTAGCCAGGCTGGCAGTGCAGACTTTGCTGCGGCAGATCCCGTCAGCCGCACGTTCGCGGTGGTGAAAGCCGAGCAGACCCTTGCCTTCAGCGGGCAAGTTCCTGCGTCTTTACCTTACACTTCGACAGTGACCTTGAATGCAGTTTCAAGCCGTGGGTTGACTCCCATTCTATTGGCTGTGGCTAGCGGGCCGGGCGTGTTAAATGGCAATCAGTTGAGCTTTACGCGGGATGGCACTGTGGTCGTGCGTGCCTCGCAGGCTGGAAGTGATACCGTTTCCGCAGGTGAGGTGGAACTGGAGATCACTGCCTTTAACACAACCCCGATTGCCCAGGCGGGTAGCTTCACCGAAAATGAAGATGTGATGATCCAGGGCACTGCGCAGGCTGCGGATGCAGAGAACACACCCTTGTCTTACTCCCTGGTTTCGGGGCCTGATCATGGTGCGCTCAACTTCAATCCTGACACCGGATCTTTTAGTTATACTCCTGAGGCAAACTATTTTGGAGGCGACCATTTTTCCTTCAAAGTCAATGACGGGTTAGTGGACTCAAATACGGCCACTGTCACGCTAAGCGTGACCTCAGTGAACGATAAGCCAGTGGCCTCGGCACAGACCGTGACCACGCCCGACCACGTTCCTGTAACCATCTCTCTGACTGGTCAGGATGTGGAGACCGCAGCTCTGGAATTTACCTTAGTTGGCCCTCCCGCACATGGCAAGCTGGCAGGCAGTCCGCCGGGGTTGGTTTACACATCCACCCAAGGGTATTCTGGTCCAGATAACTTTACCTTTGTAGTCAGTGACGGGGAGCTCAGTTCCTTGGTCGCCACAGTTTCCATCCAGGTTTCTCCTGTGGGCATCACCTTCATCCGGCAGCCCTTGTCGAAAAAGATCAACGAAACCGAAAGCGCCACTTTTGAAGTCGAGGTGACGGGCTCTGACGAGATCAGCTACCAATGGCTGAAGGATGAGGAGCCCCTAGTGAATCAAACAGGCCCCGTGTTGGTTTTGTCTGGTCTTACTCCTGCCCAGGCGGGCTTTTACCAAGTGCGGGTGACAAACCCGGTGGAGACGGTTTTATCTCAAGTCGCCGAACTGACTGTGGTGGGAGGGAAGCCGGAGATCCTGATGCAGCCCCAGCATCAGTTGGCCTTCATGGGCTCTGAGGTGGTGATGAGTGTTCAGGCGATGGGAAAGCCACCCCTGCGTTATCAATGGCAGAAGGATGGCAAAGCGATCCGAGGGGCTACGCAGGCTGTCCTACGCTTACCTGCCGTGCAACTTGCCCAAGCTGGAGCCTACTCGGTGGCCGTGGCAGCGACTGAGTCCAGCCTCAGTGAAGAAGCCCAGATCGGCGTGGCGGAAAATTTGATTCAAAAAATCATCATCGCAGAAGGGGGCAAGGCATCCTGGTCCGTGAAGACCGCCGGCGAAAACCTTGCGTTGACGTGGAGTCACGATGGCGAGCCAGTGCTTGGAAACCCTAGGGTAGTGCTTTCTGCTGATGGCAAAAGGCTCTCTATCTCAGAGGCTGAACCTGATGCGGCTGGGCGCTATGTCTGCATGGTTTCTGGCCCTGGTGGCGAGGTGGTCATTGGCCCGCAGGATCTAGTGGTTGTCAGTGGTCCACCTGACATCACACCGCTGGCTTCAGGAGATGCATTGCCACCGGCGATTGTTGGAGAGGACTATGAATTTGAGGTTCCTGTGAGTGAAGATGAGCATTTACCTCCGGCATCTTTTACCGCTTCAGGCTTACCACCAGGATTAAAGATAGATGCGCTCACAGGCCTCATTTCGGGACGAGTGACAGCCTCCAAAATCACTCCCTATCAAGTTAAAATCACGGCTAAAAATCTCCTGGGAAGTGATGTGGTGAATGTCACTCTTTTGGTTAGCCCCTTGCCAGAGGGCAGTATCGGCACCTTTGTCGCACCAATCCCACGCCATGTGTCGAACGGTGGCTTAGGCGGGCGATTGGATCTGGTCACCACTCTTTCGGGGAGTTTCAGTGGGAAGCTGACTCTGGGATCTCGGAAGCCGATTCTTTTCAAAGGCGGGTTACTTTCCATGTCCCTGTTACCAGGTCGCACACCCATGGGGAGCGTATCTTTGTCTCAACTCTCACCGCTGCCAGCATTGCAGCTTGGCCTGGTCATGAATCCAGAAAATTCACGGATGACCGCCACACTGACGGATGGTGGTGAGCCTCTCGTTTTTGAAGGCTGGAAAAGCACCTGGAACTCGCGCGAAAACTTAGCAGATGCCTTCGATGGTCTTTACAATTTAGGATTGATCCCTTTGGAGGAAGAAGTGACTGATGGCGAAACTCCTGGAGGAACAGGCTTTGCTTCCGTCACCATCAGCAAGGCCGGTTCAGCAAAACTCGCCGGTAAAACGGCGGATGGTGAAACCATTCTGGGCAGCACTTTCCTGGGGCCACAGGGGCAGGTTTTGGTTTACCAGACGCTGTATGCCGCACCCTCGAAAGGTTCTCTCTTGGGGACTCTGCAGATCCAAACGGGTGCCGATCCAGAAGCTGACCGGGACAACCCTATCGGGGGTGGGCTTTCTTGGTCCCGGCCCGTCATGAGTGGGCGGATTTATCCGCGTGGGTTTGGGCCCCTTACCCTCTCGGTCGTGGGGCAGAGATATCTACCTCCTGTCAGCCCGAATCTGATTCTGGGACTCACAGACGGTCCTGACAACGCCAAGTTGCGATTTAGCGGAGCCAGGATTGAGGAATCAGAGACATCGCCAGACACCGTTTTTCAGATCACCTCAGGTCACAAATGGCTGCTGCATCAAGCAGGCACGGCGAAAAATCCTGGGAAGGTGACGCTGAAACTGAATGTCAAAACAGGGCAGATCAGCGGTTCTTTTCTTTTGCTAGATCCAGGGCCCTCGGGCGGTGCAGGCTCCATTCAAAGGAAAAGCGTTTTCGAAGGCTTGATCTTCCCTGGCCCGGAGGGGCTCAAAGGGCTGGGGTACTTCCTGCTTCCCACTCTGCCTGAAACACCGTCGCAGCCGGCTTTAAACACCCCTGTTTTATCTGGGCAAATGCGGATGGAGTCTCCTTGA